GGCGGAACCAGGGCGGCCGAGCCCTTGGCCGGCGGCCGTGCGGGATAGGCTTGGGGGGGCAGGAGACGTTCAGCGGCATCGCTCTGGCCTGTTTGGCGGGTCAAAGCGTCCATCGCGTCCTGCAAAGTTTCCACGACAGTGACGGTCGCATGTCCCGCGTGGCGCAACCGCTGCCGCCCCTCTTCAGCGCCGTGGCCGTCAAAGCGCACAACCAGCGGCTTGACCACCTCCCGGTGTTCTAAGGCCGCAATCAAGGCGCTGGCGACCTTGCTGCAGGACAGAATGCCGCCGAAGATGTTGATCAGGACCGTTTGCACCCGTTGATCGCCGAAAAGGAGGTCCAGCGCGGCCCCGACCCGCTCTTCATCGGCCCCGCCTCCGACATCCAAGAAGTTTGCCGCCGGAAGACCGGCAAAATTGAGCATGTCCATGGTGGCCATGGCCAGTCCCGCCCCGTTGACCATGAGCCCAACCCGCCCATTGAGGGTGTGGTAGCTCAGCCCGGCGTTCCGGGCGGTATTCTCCTGGTCGGTGGCGTGCTCGGGTTGATAGAGGGAGGCCAGCTCCGGCTGGAGCTCGACGGCATTGTCGTCGAGTTCGACCTTGCCGTCGAGGGCGAGCCAGTGATCGTGATCAGTGAGGATAAGCGGATTGATTTCAGCCAAGGTCACCCCGCGGTGCGAGACCGCCTCATAGAGCCGGTGTACAAGGGCTTCGAAATCCTTCCAGTGATCGTTGTCGACCCCCAGATGGAAGAAGGCGCTGCGGACATGGTGGGCCCGGAGCCCCAGGCAGGGGTCCAGGGGTTGAATGAGAAGATTGTCCGCTCCGCTGGCTTCTATGTCGACGCCCCCTTCACGCCCCACGGTCAACACAGGCGCGGCAAGAGCGCGTTGGATGCTGATGGAGAGATAGAATTCCCTGGCGATACCGGCAGCGGGTTCAACGCGCACCAGCGGCACCGCCTCGTCGCCGATTCGCATGTCGAAGATTTCTTTAAGCGTCCCGGGCAAGTCCTGCAGAGCCGTGACTTTGCGGATCCCCCCAGCTTTTCCCCGCCCCCCGCGCAGGACCTGGGCCTTGAGCATAAACGGCGGTGCAAAATCGGGGCGGTAGACGGCAGCCATTTCCGGGGTGACCAGATCCCCCTGTGGCACCGGAATGCCGCAGCTCTTGAACAAGGACTTGCTTTGGTGTTCGTTGCATTTCATAGCCAAAAGCGGTTACTGCAAAGGGCAGTGGTTGTCAAAATGCGGTGCTTTCAGTACAGCCAGAAGGCCAGGGTCGATTCTCAAGCCTTTTCCAGTCCCCTCTGTGAGTGGTTGGGAAAAAGAGGACAACCCGTTATAAACCTTGGCGCCGCCGCGCCTGTCCCCCTTCTGGGAGGCCGCGCCCAGCGGGACCGTTGACCCGAATTCGGATGTGGCAGCGCGATAGTGTCTGCCGATAGGCTTACTGAGCCGTCATTAACGACAAGGAATATATTTGAAAGTGGGTGTGCAGACTATCAGGACCACGGTCCAATGCTGGCTTTTCGTGGCGATCCTGACCGCGTGTGTTGCCGGTGGGGTCACGGCAGCGTTCGGGCAGCAATGGCAACTGGACAACCTCGTCCTGGACAGCAGCCAAGGCGGTCACGTTCGGGTGCGGTTCGGGGTGCAATGCCCGGTTGAACCGTTGAAGCAATTGCTGACCGATGAGGGAGCGACGGTTCGGGTCGGCTTCGAAGCCGCGTTGCGCCGGGAGCGGCTCCTGCTCTGGGAGAAGCAGGAGGCTGTGGCGCGGCGGCTGTATTATCTCAAAAGCCGGGCACTGAGTCAGGAATATGAGCTCAAGGGCGAAGGCCTGAACAAGCCTTTGGTCGGAACCGAGCTTGCGCCCTTGCTGGACAAGGCCTGGTCGACCCTGGAAATGGACCTGGGGGCGTGGCACCAACTCCAGCCCGGTTCCGAGTATGTTGTCGACTTGCGAATAGAATGTGATCGGGCCGATGTCCCGGTCTGGCTGCGGCGGGCCCTGTTCTTCTGGTCCTGGGATGTCCTGCCGCCGCGGACATATAGACTGCGCTTCAGGTATTGATCCATGGCCCAAGACCCTATCCGCATCAGCGGCCCGGATACGCGGGAACGGCGCCGCCGGCAACGAGAACTGCTGTTGGCGGCCGGGGCTGTCGGCCTGATCGTCCTTCTGACCTGGATTGAGCTCCAGTTTTTCGGTGTCAATTCCTACCTTTTTCTCGCCTTTTTCAATCTCAATCTCATCTTATTGCTGCTGATCCTGTTTCTTGTGTTGCGAAACGGGGTCAAACTGCTGCTTGAGCGGCGACGACGAGTCCTCGGCGCCAGATTGCGCACACGTCTGGTGCTCGCCTTCATGTCCTTGTCCCTTATCCCGACCATCCTCATGTTTCTGGTGGCGGTGCGTTTCGTGCAGACCTCTGTGGATTTCTGGTTCAAAAGCCAGATCGAAAGTTCCCTGGACCAGGCCGTCAAGGTTGGCCAAGGATACTACCGTCAAATGCAGAACCAATTGGAAACACAAGGGGTATTCATTCTGGAGTCGATCCGGCGCCGGGAATTTGCCTGGGGCGGGGAAGGCATGGATGATTTCCTGAAATTCAAGCGCCATGAATACGGTCTGTCGTTGGTCGGCGTCCTGCAGGATGATTTGCAACAACAAAATTGGCACGGCTCCGAAAATTGGGAACAGTCGTGGTCCGCGTTTGAAGACTCGGTCGATTGGGAGACGTTGCGCCAAAATCCCCGATTCTGGTCCGGGATGCGACCCGGCCCGGAGGCCGATCTGGTGGTGGGAATCGTGCCGGTGGACGAAGCCAAGACCGGTTTTCTCGTTGTCGGCCGGAGTATGGAAAAGGGGCTATTGCGGCAGTTGGACAATATCATCCAGGGCATGGACGAGTACAAGCAACTGAAAACCCTCAAATTCCCCCTGAAGGTGGCCCTGTACCTCATCCTGGCGGTCATGACCCTGCTGATTCTTCTGGGGGCGATGTGGTTCGGTTTTCGGCTGGCCAAGGAGATTTCCGCTCCGGTCCAGGCCCTGGCCGTGGGCACGCAACGCATTGCCCGCGGTGACCTCAGTGTTCGCCTTGAGGACCAATCTTCAGATGAGATCGGGCTTTTAGTCCAATCGTTCAACAAGATGGCCGGTGACCTGGAGCAGAGTCAGGACCGGTTGCGGCTGGCCAATGACCGCTTGGCGCGGCAAAACCGCGAACTCGAAGAGCGGGGCCGGTATATGGAAGCCGTGCTGAACAACATCACGGCCGGGGTCATCTCCCTGGACAGTCATGGGCAGATCAACACGGTCAATGCCGCGGCGGAGACCATTTTAGGGACTGCAGCGGAGCAGTTGGTGGGGCAAAATCCCCTGGAATTGCTCCAGGGCGAGCAGGCCGAGTTGGTGCAGGAAATGCTCAGTCAGCTGACCCAGGCGCCCCATTCCCAATGGCAGCGGCAGCTTGATCTGGAATTGGGTGGCCAGGTGCGCAAGCTGTTGGTCAATGCTGTGGTCCTGCAAACAGGTGAAGGGGAACGGGCCGGATTGGTGGCGGTGTTCGAAGATGTG
The sequence above is drawn from the Desulfohalobium retbaense DSM 5692 genome and encodes:
- the sucD gene encoding succinate--CoA ligase subunit alpha, encoding MKCNEHQSKSLFKSCGIPVPQGDLVTPEMAAVYRPDFAPPFMLKAQVLRGGRGKAGGIRKVTALQDLPGTLKEIFDMRIGDEAVPLVRVEPAAGIAREFYLSISIQRALAAPVLTVGREGGVDIEASGADNLLIQPLDPCLGLRAHHVRSAFFHLGVDNDHWKDFEALVHRLYEAVSHRGVTLAEINPLILTDHDHWLALDGKVELDDNAVELQPELASLYQPEHATDQENTARNAGLSYHTLNGRVGLMVNGAGLAMATMDMLNFAGLPAANFLDVGGGADEERVGAALDLLFGDQRVQTVLINIFGGILSCSKVASALIAALEHREVVKPLVVRFDGHGAEEGRQRLRHAGHATVTVVETLQDAMDALTRQTGQSDAAERLLPPQAYPARPPAKGSAALVPPSDPGLAALSPNAPVLVQGLTGREGRLHARLMREYGTNIVAGVTPFKGGGTVDGLPVYNSVAEATRHHSIAASIIFVPARFATEAMLEARQAGIPWAVCVTEGIPQAQILPALPQLNQGPTRFIGPNTPGFIRPGHMKVGIMPVTAFTPGPVAVLSRSGTLTYECVARLTQAGLGQSFCFGIGGDPFVGSSFVDLCALLENDPQTEAVLILGEIGGQAEQDLAAWVQKTGFPKPIVSFIAGQTAPPGKKLGHAGAILEGAQSNAEKLESMRAAGFGICPDLASIPEALRQALS
- a CDS encoding DUF4390 domain-containing protein translates to MGVQTIRTTVQCWLFVAILTACVAGGVTAAFGQQWQLDNLVLDSSQGGHVRVRFGVQCPVEPLKQLLTDEGATVRVGFEAALRRERLLLWEKQEAVARRLYYLKSRALSQEYELKGEGLNKPLVGTELAPLLDKAWSTLEMDLGAWHQLQPGSEYVVDLRIECDRADVPVWLRRALFFWSWDVLPPRTYRLRFRY
- a CDS encoding sensor histidine kinase NtrY-like — translated: MAQDPIRISGPDTRERRRRQRELLLAAGAVGLIVLLTWIELQFFGVNSYLFLAFFNLNLILLLLILFLVLRNGVKLLLERRRRVLGARLRTRLVLAFMSLSLIPTILMFLVAVRFVQTSVDFWFKSQIESSLDQAVKVGQGYYRQMQNQLETQGVFILESIRRREFAWGGEGMDDFLKFKRHEYGLSLVGVLQDDLQQQNWHGSENWEQSWSAFEDSVDWETLRQNPRFWSGMRPGPEADLVVGIVPVDEAKTGFLVVGRSMEKGLLRQLDNIIQGMDEYKQLKTLKFPLKVALYLILAVMTLLILLGAMWFGFRLAKEISAPVQALAVGTQRIARGDLSVRLEDQSSDEIGLLVQSFNKMAGDLEQSQDRLRLANDRLARQNRELEERGRYMEAVLNNITAGVISLDSHGQINTVNAAAETILGTAAEQLVGQNPLELLQGEQAELVQEMLSQLTQAPHSQWQRQLDLELGGQVRKLLVNAVVLQTGEGERAGLVAVFEDVTELDKMQRMAAWREVARRIAHEIKNPLTPIKLSAQRLQRKFGDQVQDGVFTQSTELIIRQVEHLQQMVSEFSAFAKLPEVHPKRDEITPLVQEVVALFRQSHNTIQWTVEEQDETPPFRFDREAIKRVLMNLLTNAAEALQGGNGSTVDISVDCDVSSGWVRLQIADNGPGLSPEERSRLFEPYFSRKKGGTGLGLTIVKSLVNDHHGYVRIKPNSPHGSVFVVELPLV